From the Candidatus Saccharimonadaceae bacterium ML1 genome, one window contains:
- a CDS encoding PHB domain-containing protein, whose amino-acid sequence MEILIIICVLVFIAMLSGIRVVNQYQRGVVLTLGRFSGVREPGLRIVLPVIQTMTLVDIRSTPIDVPKQEVITRDNVTVGVDAVVYFRVVNAPKAVLETTNYIYATSQFAQAALRDVTGNVDMDDLLAKREEISQQIKEIVDAETDKWGIDVENVKIQNIELPGDMKRAMAKQAEAERERRSNIINADGEKQAAKTLAEAAEILATTPGAINLRTLNTLERISTEPSQKTMMLFPVELIDALRGGKK is encoded by the coding sequence ATGGAAATTCTTATCATCATATGCGTACTTGTATTCATTGCGATGTTGAGTGGTATACGGGTAGTAAATCAATACCAACGCGGCGTAGTGCTGACACTTGGTAGGTTCTCTGGCGTGCGCGAACCAGGGCTTCGTATCGTTTTGCCGGTTATTCAAACGATGACGCTAGTTGATATACGCTCGACGCCGATTGACGTGCCGAAGCAAGAGGTAATTACTAGAGACAATGTAACGGTTGGCGTTGATGCGGTTGTTTATTTTCGCGTCGTTAATGCGCCGAAAGCTGTACTTGAAACGACGAATTATATCTATGCTACTAGCCAGTTTGCGCAGGCTGCTTTGCGCGATGTGACCGGTAATGTCGACATGGACGATCTGCTCGCTAAGCGCGAAGAGATTTCGCAACAAATCAAAGAGATTGTCGACGCCGAGACAGACAAATGGGGTATTGATGTCGAAAATGTAAAAATTCAAAACATTGAATTACCGGGCGACATGAAACGGGCGATGGCGAAGCAGGCAGAAGCTGAGCGCGAACGTCGCAGCAATATTATCAATGCCGACGGTGAAAAACAAGCCGCTAAGACTTTGGCGGAGGCGGCTGAAATTTTAGCAACAACGCCGGGTGCAATTAACTTACGCACATTGAATACCTTGGAACGCATCTCAACAGAGCCGTCGCAAAAAACAATGATGCTGTTTCCGGTTGAATTGATTGATGCGCTGCGCGGCGGAAAGAAGTAG
- a CDS encoding AAA family ATPase — protein MERIPLAERMRPKSLDEVIGQGQLLGDGELLRRIVTQGEPVSLIFWGPPGTGKTTLARIIACEVNAEFIELSAVTSGKKDVEKVIKHARQNWNLGLRTILFVDEIHRFNKAQQDAFLPHVESGLITLIGATTENPSFEVIPALLSRTRVLVLQPLAKDEIIAILKRALKTLGKSKQITPKALDYLAELSSGDARVALGNLELALGFGEKITPDIVKAAAQKKIPGYDKKGDTHYDVISAFIKSLRGSDVQAALYYLSRMIDAGEDPKFIARRMIVFASEDIGLAGNGALALAAATFQAVERVGLPEANYNLYHCAVALARSPKSREITDLMHAAKDLAKQFPDAPVPLHIRNAPTKLMKDLGYGKDYKWQAGFRHEKGFLPDEIRSSC, from the coding sequence ATGGAGAGAATACCGCTCGCAGAACGAATGCGACCAAAGAGCTTAGACGAGGTGATTGGACAAGGGCAACTGCTCGGCGACGGCGAGTTGCTGCGCCGAATCGTGACACAGGGCGAACCGGTCAGTTTGATTTTTTGGGGTCCGCCGGGCACAGGAAAAACGACGCTAGCACGTATTATCGCGTGCGAAGTGAACGCGGAATTTATTGAACTCAGCGCCGTCACAAGCGGTAAAAAAGACGTTGAAAAAGTAATTAAGCACGCGCGGCAAAATTGGAATTTAGGTTTGCGCACGATTTTGTTTGTCGACGAAATTCACCGCTTCAACAAAGCGCAACAAGACGCGTTCTTGCCGCACGTTGAGTCAGGGCTGATTACCCTGATTGGCGCCACGACCGAGAACCCCAGCTTTGAGGTCATTCCCGCTCTATTAAGCCGTACGCGCGTGCTTGTATTGCAGCCGCTTGCAAAAGATGAAATTATTGCAATTCTGAAGCGCGCGCTAAAAACGCTTGGCAAATCAAAGCAAATCACACCGAAAGCGCTAGACTATCTCGCAGAATTATCTAGCGGCGACGCACGCGTAGCACTCGGAAATCTTGAATTAGCACTCGGTTTTGGTGAAAAAATTACACCCGATATCGTAAAAGCGGCAGCACAAAAGAAAATTCCTGGCTATGACAAAAAAGGCGACACACACTACGACGTGATTTCAGCGTTCATCAAGTCGCTGCGCGGCAGCGATGTGCAAGCGGCGCTCTATTATCTCAGCCGAATGATTGATGCCGGCGAAGATCCAAAGTTTATCGCGCGGCGCATGATAGTTTTCGCTTCTGAAGACATTGGGCTAGCGGGCAATGGCGCGCTTGCGCTCGCGGCGGCAACATTCCAAGCGGTTGAACGCGTCGGGCTGCCGGAAGCGAACTATAATTTATACCACTGCGCTGTCGCTTTGGCGCGCAGCCCGAAATCGCGCGAAATCACCGACCTAATGCATGCCGCCAAAGATCTAGCGAAACAATTTCCCGACGCGCCTGTACCGCTCCATATCCGTAACGCGCCGACGAAGTTGATGAAAGATCTCGGCTACGGCAAAGATTACAAATGGCAAGCAGGCTTTCGGCACGAGAAAGGGTTTTTACCCGATGAAATCAGGTCAAGCTGCTAA
- a CDS encoding putative periplasmic trehalase, which produces MPSMRKRLLTKKSEEIIKKSSDSLKTATVHTVGLLKPVAKSPDESLRDLFDAVQAERVYADGKTFVDMVPCDSVAAVVRRYMKERKKPGFDLAEFVSHNFQPVKHNVPQYEPDETTTARQYVSNLWRVLERRNRRNRGSLIALPYKYITPGGRFEEQFYWDSYFIMLGLAADGRWRAVHDMMRNYTYMLRKFNMIPTANRTYFLSRSQPPFFARMVQLLAQQRGARRTYIEFLPSMLAEYRFWMDGRRRLATRPDCTAYRRVVRMSHGEILNRFYDDQSTPRPESQREDIETAEVADQKEQVYIDLRAAAESGWDFSSRWFRDTRDIKTIETTKIVPVDLNCLMYDLECAIAESYRFLKQKRLARRFEQAAAHRAKAIQRYCWNESSHFFEDFHTVRQTLNDRLTLAGVFPLYAGIATPEQAAAVAERIRTDFLHAGGVAATLVDNGQQWDLPNGWAPLQWVTIKGLGSYGYDELAAEIRDRWLALNESVFMSERKMVEKYDVVAAAPGGGGEYELQDGFGWTNGVYAALKDEQEKEYGA; this is translated from the coding sequence ATGCCATCTATGCGCAAACGATTATTAACAAAAAAATCCGAAGAGATTATCAAAAAAAGTTCCGATTCGCTCAAGACTGCAACAGTTCATACGGTCGGTTTGCTGAAGCCTGTCGCAAAAAGCCCAGATGAGTCGCTGCGTGATTTATTTGATGCCGTGCAGGCAGAGCGCGTGTATGCCGACGGCAAGACATTTGTCGATATGGTGCCGTGCGATTCAGTTGCGGCGGTCGTACGCCGGTATATGAAAGAGCGCAAAAAGCCTGGGTTTGATTTAGCAGAGTTTGTTTCGCATAATTTTCAGCCGGTAAAACACAACGTGCCGCAATACGAGCCGGACGAAACGACAACGGCGCGCCAGTATGTCTCGAATTTGTGGCGCGTGCTAGAACGGCGTAATCGGCGTAATCGCGGTTCACTAATTGCGTTGCCATACAAATATATTACGCCGGGCGGGCGATTTGAAGAGCAGTTTTATTGGGATAGCTATTTTATTATGCTTGGTCTTGCGGCGGACGGCAGGTGGCGCGCCGTGCATGATATGATGCGTAACTATACATATATGCTGCGTAAATTTAATATGATTCCGACCGCAAATCGTACCTATTTTTTGAGCCGGTCGCAGCCGCCGTTCTTCGCACGTATGGTGCAGTTGTTGGCGCAGCAGCGCGGTGCGCGGCGTACGTATATTGAGTTTTTGCCTAGCATGCTCGCTGAATATCGTTTTTGGATGGATGGGCGGCGGCGCCTCGCGACAAGACCGGATTGTACTGCGTACCGTCGTGTCGTGCGTATGTCGCATGGTGAAATTCTTAACCGGTTTTACGACGATCAATCGACGCCGCGCCCGGAATCACAGCGCGAAGACATCGAAACGGCTGAAGTCGCCGACCAGAAAGAGCAAGTTTATATTGATTTGCGAGCAGCGGCGGAAAGCGGCTGGGATTTCAGTAGCCGTTGGTTTCGCGATACTCGCGACATCAAAACGATCGAAACGACGAAAATTGTGCCGGTTGATCTGAATTGTTTGATGTATGATTTGGAATGTGCGATCGCCGAATCGTACAGGTTTCTCAAACAAAAGCGTTTAGCGCGGCGGTTTGAGCAGGCTGCTGCCCACCGCGCCAAAGCAATTCAGCGATACTGTTGGAATGAGTCAAGTCATTTTTTTGAGGATTTTCATACTGTTCGGCAAACGTTGAATGACCGTTTAACACTCGCGGGGGTGTTTCCGCTGTACGCCGGTATCGCGACGCCTGAACAAGCGGCAGCTGTAGCTGAGCGGATTAGAACGGACTTTTTGCATGCGGGCGGCGTTGCGGCGACGCTCGTCGATAACGGTCAGCAGTGGGATCTGCCAAATGGCTGGGCGCCGTTGCAGTGGGTAACGATCAAAGGATTAGGTTCATATGGCTATGACGAATTGGCGGCAGAAATCCGCGACCGCTGGCTTGCGCTGAATGAATCGGTGTTTATGAGCGAACGGAAAATGGTCGAGAAATACGACGTCGTCGCAGCGGCGCCAGGCGGCGGTGGCGAGTACGAGTTGCAAGACGGTTTTGGCTGGACGAACGGCGTATATGCTGCGCTCAAAGACGAACAGGAGAAAGAATATGGCGCGTAA
- the typA gene encoding Translational GTPase TypA, translating into MTDPNYIRNVAIIAHVDHGKTTLVDGLLKQSNTFRDNQAEMAQALIMDSGDQERERGITITAKQTTVYYGDYKINIIDTPGHADFSGEVERTLNMADGVLLIVDAQEGPMPQTKFVLSKALELGLKPVVVINKIDKPARRVAEVEDELADLFLELATDESQLKYPVYYAAARDGKSWVHMPSDPSEPADLTPIFEAIVQQIPAPNVSVDGSFQMLVTALQYDSFLGKYAIGRISRGVAKRAMPIVLMKTDGAAQNAKIDKLFISRGLAKEEVDEAVAGDIVYVVGAAAAHIGETLADRDNPEALPVMDVEAPTISMYLGPNTSPMKGREGEFTTSRQIGDRLQRELETNVALRVREDGIGFIISGRGELHLSVLIEAMRREGYEFEVGRPKVVTINEDGVEKEPVEELLIEIGAEFVGVVSQELGKRKAELVKQEQTASGAARMTYLITTRALIGLRNTLLTDTKGTVIMYSLPHGYQPASSTLPRTRNGVLIAFEAGTTTPYALENAESRGELFVGPGVEVYAGMIVGLNNRMDDMEINVCKAKHLTNMRSKSSDGTVQLTPHTELSLEQSIDFIEDDELLEVTPKSLRLRKKYLDANERKRHNKS; encoded by the coding sequence ATGACTGATCCAAACTATATTCGAAATGTTGCAATTATTGCGCACGTTGACCATGGCAAAACGACGCTTGTTGACGGGCTGCTCAAACAATCAAATACGTTTCGCGACAATCAGGCGGAAATGGCGCAAGCGTTGATTATGGATTCGGGCGATCAGGAGCGCGAGCGCGGTATTACTATCACTGCCAAACAGACGACGGTGTACTACGGCGATTACAAAATCAATATTATTGACACGCCGGGGCATGCGGATTTTTCCGGCGAGGTTGAACGGACGCTTAATATGGCAGACGGCGTGTTGCTTATCGTCGACGCGCAGGAAGGACCGATGCCGCAAACGAAATTCGTTTTGAGCAAAGCGCTGGAGCTGGGCTTAAAGCCGGTAGTAGTGATCAATAAAATTGACAAGCCGGCGCGCCGCGTCGCTGAAGTTGAAGACGAACTGGCGGATTTATTTTTGGAGCTCGCGACCGACGAGTCGCAGCTAAAGTATCCGGTGTATTATGCGGCGGCGCGCGATGGCAAATCGTGGGTGCACATGCCGAGCGACCCAAGTGAGCCGGCCGATTTAACGCCGATTTTCGAGGCGATTGTTCAGCAAATTCCTGCGCCAAACGTGTCGGTAGACGGTTCGTTTCAGATGCTCGTAACGGCTCTGCAGTATGATAGCTTTTTGGGAAAGTATGCGATTGGGCGGATTAGCCGCGGCGTCGCTAAACGCGCAATGCCGATTGTGCTAATGAAAACTGACGGCGCGGCGCAAAACGCTAAAATTGATAAATTATTTATTAGCCGCGGGCTCGCCAAAGAAGAAGTCGACGAAGCGGTAGCGGGCGATATTGTTTATGTCGTTGGCGCGGCTGCAGCGCATATCGGCGAGACGCTTGCCGACCGCGACAATCCTGAAGCGTTGCCGGTGATGGATGTCGAAGCGCCGACGATTAGCATGTACCTCGGGCCGAATACGAGCCCGATGAAAGGCCGCGAGGGCGAATTTACGACATCGCGGCAGATCGGTGATCGGTTGCAGCGCGAGCTAGAGACGAATGTGGCACTTCGTGTACGCGAGGACGGCATTGGATTTATCATTTCGGGTCGCGGCGAATTGCATTTAAGCGTGCTAATTGAAGCGATGCGGCGCGAGGGTTATGAGTTTGAAGTTGGGCGTCCGAAAGTTGTAACGATAAACGAAGACGGTGTCGAGAAAGAGCCGGTTGAAGAACTGTTGATTGAAATTGGTGCAGAGTTTGTCGGCGTTGTCAGCCAGGAGCTTGGCAAGCGTAAGGCGGAATTGGTTAAGCAAGAACAAACCGCGAGCGGTGCTGCGCGCATGACCTATCTCATCACGACGCGCGCGTTGATTGGATTGCGCAACACGCTATTGACCGACACGAAAGGTACGGTGATTATGTATAGCTTGCCGCATGGTTATCAGCCGGCGAGCAGCACGTTGCCGCGAACGCGCAATGGCGTGTTGATTGCTTTTGAAGCTGGTACAACGACGCCGTATGCGCTTGAAAACGCCGAAAGCCGCGGCGAATTATTTGTCGGACCGGGCGTGGAAGTGTATGCTGGTATGATCGTCGGGCTAAACAATCGTATGGACGACATGGAAATTAACGTTTGCAAAGCAAAGCACCTGACAAACATGCGTTCAAAATCAAGCGACGGCACAGTACAGTTGACGCCGCACACAGAACTTAGCTTAGAACAATCAATTGACTTTATCGAAGACGATGAGCTGCTTGAGGTGACGCCGAAAAGTTTGCGTTTGCGTAAAAAATATCTCGACGCTAACGAACGCAAACGCCATAATAAATCGTAA
- a CDS encoding DUF2798 domain-containing protein yields the protein MPRNKREGLVFGVAMAFTMSLFMNIFNAFRHSGISVEALGHALLLQPVIFTIVMIVENAVVSKAARKVMSGMVQKNDSASAKALAQTVCMVTGMSLAMSVIGLALSGAPLAAMPVQFALAWSVNFCAAFFWQIFAAAPIARGALRLFRRYNRNTNTAVVAE from the coding sequence ATGCCTCGCAACAAGCGTGAAGGATTGGTTTTTGGCGTCGCTATGGCGTTCACGATGTCATTATTTATGAATATATTTAACGCGTTTCGCCACAGCGGTATATCAGTTGAAGCGCTCGGGCACGCCTTGTTGCTGCAGCCGGTGATTTTTACTATCGTGATGATTGTCGAAAATGCAGTCGTATCAAAAGCAGCGCGCAAAGTCATGAGCGGTATGGTGCAAAAAAATGACAGTGCTTCGGCAAAAGCACTCGCTCAGACGGTGTGCATGGTGACGGGTATGTCTCTCGCGATGAGTGTGATCGGGCTGGCGCTGTCTGGTGCGCCGCTCGCTGCGATGCCGGTACAATTTGCACTGGCGTGGTCGGTAAATTTTTGTGCTGCGTTTTTCTGGCAAATATTTGCGGCAGCGCCTATTGCCCGCGGTGCGCTTCGACTTTTTCGCCGCTATAACCGAAATACGAATACTGCGGTCGTTGCTGAGTAG
- a CDS encoding AAA 13 domain-containing protein produces MVIKKFTKIKDFGVFRDFVAPIALPEFKRYNIIYGWNGSGKTTLSKLFASLNSGGCGEFSTALYEIKDDAGATCSHGQIFSTPIRVFNQEYVDDNVSFTANKAKPILILGEENQEAIAQIERDEKEISIIRTKINEETRQKKEKSTRKDRLFTDIARTIGQNTRGAISRTYRRPEAEAAFAKLSEKHILQDEQLTLLVQEISQESMEKQQKMSFTNNQLTKNFERSQKLANETVEANVISRLVENTDIAEWVERGVVLHEKHKNDKCEFCGSKLSQERIKELANHFNDADKKLKEQIDIVLNDLRTDYAQIQQLQPVDKMNLYQELREEYETRSIAMTDARDKLLTEIEHFAKTLESKKAHTTAQLDLGDQPKLDDLLLRIAKINEQIDLHNKKTDEFDAHKLNVSKQIETHYLSTIYDDVEALKTDILAHDNKIKELTDGVEGAPDKPGLRKLTERVNMNKSKVSSSHKACSILNESLKNFLGHAEITFITNDDGSGYTLKRGNTVAKSLSEGERTAIAFVYFTVQLKDENFDVDNSIVVIDDPVSSLDANSQYQAFSFLKTATSSVKQLFVLTHNFDFLKLLLNWQKGNNGGREAQYFMINNRYSTSDGSRKAFLDKLDTDLQKYESEYHYLFNMIYNYQSDGTIANAYKMPNIARKVLDNFLMFRIPSSESTYKRLERLNFDTQKKAAIYKFVNDQSHITGSGFDPALVPETQKNIGYLLELMQSTFPDHYAILEESLSQ; encoded by the coding sequence ATGGTTATTAAGAAGTTTACAAAAATCAAAGATTTCGGAGTTTTTAGGGACTTCGTTGCCCCAATAGCTCTACCAGAATTTAAACGATACAATATCATATACGGCTGGAATGGGTCGGGCAAAACGACCCTATCAAAATTGTTTGCCAGCCTAAACTCAGGTGGTTGTGGGGAATTTTCGACTGCACTATATGAGATAAAAGATGACGCTGGTGCAACATGCTCACATGGTCAAATTTTTTCTACACCGATACGCGTATTCAATCAAGAGTATGTAGACGACAATGTGTCTTTTACAGCCAATAAAGCAAAGCCTATTCTTATATTAGGTGAGGAGAATCAAGAGGCCATCGCGCAAATTGAACGTGATGAAAAAGAGATATCCATAATTCGCACTAAGATTAACGAAGAGACTCGTCAGAAAAAAGAAAAATCAACGAGAAAAGATCGTTTATTTACCGATATAGCGCGTACCATTGGTCAGAATACCCGCGGAGCGATATCTCGCACATATAGAAGACCAGAGGCTGAGGCGGCTTTTGCGAAGCTCAGTGAAAAGCATATATTGCAAGACGAGCAGCTCACGCTGTTAGTACAAGAGATTTCACAAGAGTCAATGGAGAAACAACAAAAAATGTCCTTCACGAATAACCAACTTACGAAAAACTTCGAAAGGAGCCAGAAGCTAGCAAACGAAACCGTAGAGGCCAATGTGATTTCTCGACTGGTAGAGAATACTGACATAGCCGAGTGGGTCGAACGAGGTGTTGTTCTGCATGAAAAACATAAAAACGATAAGTGTGAATTCTGCGGTAGCAAGCTATCTCAAGAGCGCATAAAAGAGCTTGCTAATCACTTTAACGACGCAGACAAGAAGCTAAAAGAGCAAATCGACATAGTACTTAACGATTTACGCACGGACTATGCGCAAATACAACAGTTACAGCCAGTTGATAAAATGAACCTTTATCAAGAATTACGTGAAGAATACGAAACTCGCAGCATAGCTATGACTGACGCCCGCGACAAGCTACTCACCGAAATTGAGCATTTTGCAAAAACACTTGAATCAAAAAAGGCTCATACTACTGCCCAGCTCGACCTTGGCGACCAACCAAAACTAGACGATTTGCTATTGCGTATTGCAAAAATTAACGAGCAAATTGATTTACACAATAAAAAGACTGATGAGTTTGATGCGCATAAACTAAATGTCAGTAAACAAATAGAGACGCACTATTTAAGTACGATATATGATGATGTAGAAGCGCTAAAAACTGATATTTTGGCGCATGACAATAAAATAAAAGAGCTGACTGATGGTGTTGAAGGAGCTCCAGATAAGCCCGGGTTGCGCAAACTAACCGAGAGGGTAAATATGAATAAATCCAAGGTTTCATCTTCGCATAAGGCTTGCAGCATATTAAATGAATCTTTGAAAAATTTCTTAGGGCACGCCGAAATAACCTTTATTACCAACGATGATGGCAGTGGCTATACGCTTAAGCGAGGCAATACGGTTGCGAAAAGCCTAAGCGAGGGCGAAAGAACCGCTATTGCTTTTGTATATTTTACCGTACAGCTAAAAGATGAAAATTTTGACGTTGATAACAGTATTGTTGTTATCGACGACCCGGTGTCAAGCCTCGATGCAAACTCGCAATACCAAGCTTTTTCGTTCTTGAAAACTGCAACAAGTAGCGTAAAGCAACTTTTTGTTCTTACTCATAACTTTGATTTTCTAAAGTTACTCTTAAATTGGCAAAAAGGCAATAACGGTGGCAGAGAAGCGCAATACTTTATGATTAATAACAGATATTCTACATCTGACGGCTCAAGGAAAGCATTTTTAGATAAACTAGATACGGACCTGCAAAAATATGAGAGTGAATACCACTATCTGTTTAATATGATTTATAATTATCAGTCGGATGGTACAATAGCTAACGCATATAAAATGCCCAATATTGCACGCAAAGTTCTCGATAATTTCTTAATGTTCCGTATACCAAGTAGTGAAAGTACATACAAAAGGCTTGAGCGACTGAATTTTGACACCCAAAAGAAAGCTGCGATATATAAATTTGTGAATGATCAATCTCATATTACTGGATCAGGATTCGACCCTGCACTTGTGCCAGAAACGCAGAAAAATATTGGCTACCTCCTAGAGCTAATGCAATCTACATTCCCTGATCATTATGCAATTTTAGAAGAATCGTTATCGCAGTAA